A stretch of the Phoenix dactylifera cultivar Barhee BC4 unplaced genomic scaffold, palm_55x_up_171113_PBpolish2nd_filt_p 000184F, whole genome shotgun sequence genome encodes the following:
- the LOC103717776 gene encoding surfeit locus protein 1 isoform X2: protein MAASLSKTLRLHRLLLSKPRNWAPVLPLSAFSASEATLRPPPPPPSFASVAGPSASQAPEKERGRWSKLLLFLPGAITFGLGTWQLFRRQEKIEMLDYRRKRLETEPIMWNEIHSLDHDVASSEFRRVICEGYFDETKSIYVGPRSRSISGVTENGYYVITPLIPRATDPGSLQLPILVNRGWVPRGWRDNLEESQNVERASNLGDAKQTQKKVWWKFWSKSPAVSKVLSLSCCNFHGYQANKAKEDKEIAKCCYTHAVRRFSDKLYHTLFRRVFLTTNKISSCS from the exons ATGGCGGCCTCGCTCTCCAAAACCCTAAGACTTCACCGACTTCTCCTCTCCAAACCCCGAAACTGGGCACCAGTTCTCCCTCTCTCCGCCTTCTCCGCCTCCGAAGCAACTCTTCGaccacctccaccaccaccatcatttGCATCCGTAGCAGGTCCATCCGCATCCCAAGCTCCAG AGAAAGAAAGGGGACGATGGTCCAAATTGCTGCTCTTCCTCCCCGGTGCTATCACTTTTGGCCTTGGAACCTGGCAACTTTTCCGCAGACAGGAGAAG ATAGAGATGCTGGATTACAGGAGGAAAAGATTGGAGACGGAGCCTATAATGTGGAATGAGATACATTCTTTGGATCATGACGTAGCTTCGTCGGAATTCAGAAGGGTTATTTGTGAGGGTTATTTTGATGAGACCAAGTCTATTTATGTCGGCCCTCGTTCTCGAAGCATCTCTGGTGTAACTGAGAATGGATATTATGTCATCACCCCTTTGATTCCAAGGGCAACTGATCCTGGCAG CCTGCAGCTGCCCATTCTTGTTAACAGAGGATGGGTCCCTCGGGGCTGGCGGGACAATTTAGAAGAGTCGCAGAATGTTGAGAGAGCTTCAAATTTAGGAGATGCCAAGCAGACTCAGAAAAAAGTTTGGTGGAAGTTTTGGTCTAAGAGTCCTGCAGTTTCCAAG GTACTCTCTCTCAGCTGCTGTAACTTTCATGGCTATCAAGCGAATAAGGCCAAAGAAGATAAAGAGATAGCAAAATGTTGTTATACACATGCTGTCAGGCGTTTCAGTGACAAACTTTATCATACTCTTTTCAGGAGAGTATTTTTGACGACCAACAAAATTAGTTCCTGCAGTTAA
- the LOC103717776 gene encoding surfeit locus protein 1 isoform X1, which translates to MAASLSKTLRLHRLLLSKPRNWAPVLPLSAFSASEATLRPPPPPPSFASVAGPSASQAPEKERGRWSKLLLFLPGAITFGLGTWQLFRRQEKIEMLDYRRKRLETEPIMWNEIHSLDHDVASSEFRRVICEGYFDETKSIYVGPRSRSISGVTENGYYVITPLIPRATDPGSLQLPILVNRGWVPRGWRDNLEESQNVERASNLGDAKQTQKKVWWKFWSKSPAVSKAEEPAMAPVRVIGVIRGSEKPSIFVPANDPNSGQWFYVDVPMIARACGLPENTVYVEDINDDVSATNPYPVPKDVNSLIRYSVMPQDHLNYTITWYSLSAAVTFMAIKRIRPKKIKR; encoded by the exons ATGGCGGCCTCGCTCTCCAAAACCCTAAGACTTCACCGACTTCTCCTCTCCAAACCCCGAAACTGGGCACCAGTTCTCCCTCTCTCCGCCTTCTCCGCCTCCGAAGCAACTCTTCGaccacctccaccaccaccatcatttGCATCCGTAGCAGGTCCATCCGCATCCCAAGCTCCAG AGAAAGAAAGGGGACGATGGTCCAAATTGCTGCTCTTCCTCCCCGGTGCTATCACTTTTGGCCTTGGAACCTGGCAACTTTTCCGCAGACAGGAGAAG ATAGAGATGCTGGATTACAGGAGGAAAAGATTGGAGACGGAGCCTATAATGTGGAATGAGATACATTCTTTGGATCATGACGTAGCTTCGTCGGAATTCAGAAGGGTTATTTGTGAGGGTTATTTTGATGAGACCAAGTCTATTTATGTCGGCCCTCGTTCTCGAAGCATCTCTGGTGTAACTGAGAATGGATATTATGTCATCACCCCTTTGATTCCAAGGGCAACTGATCCTGGCAG CCTGCAGCTGCCCATTCTTGTTAACAGAGGATGGGTCCCTCGGGGCTGGCGGGACAATTTAGAAGAGTCGCAGAATGTTGAGAGAGCTTCAAATTTAGGAGATGCCAAGCAGACTCAGAAAAAAGTTTGGTGGAAGTTTTGGTCTAAGAGTCCTGCAGTTTCCAAG GCTGAAGAGCCTGCCATGGCTCCTGTAAGAGTTATAGGAGTAATTCGAGGAAGTGAGAAACCAAGCATATTTGTTCCAGCTAATGATCCAAACAGTGGCCAGTGGTTTTATGTTGATGTTCCCATGATTGCTCGTGCTTGTGGTCTGCCTGAGAATACCGTCTACGTTGAAGACATAAATGATGATGTTAGTGCAACTAATCCTTATCCTGTTCCGAAAGATGTCAACAGCTTGATACGTTATTCAGTCATGCCACAGGACCATCTTAACTATACAATAACCTG GTACTCTCTCTCAGCTGCTGTAACTTTCATGGCTATCAAGCGAATAAGGCCAAAGAAGATAAAGAGATAG